One Trachemys scripta elegans isolate TJP31775 chromosome 4, CAS_Tse_1.0, whole genome shotgun sequence genomic region harbors:
- the LOC117877444 gene encoding olfactory receptor class A-like protein 1 → MGAWFIFDMVGLILLDMVGIPGNLVILYAFTHMLMCHGKVTPSEIILSNLALSNLLVILTQGIPITLKTFRLQNTYNDLVCKITLHIYCVGRAMTICITSLLGCFQCILIVPSPCKWLRLRENLLKNLSSVMISMWCFNLFVCSTHLAYSSSQAAANSSIIKSHTVVYNFCYMMFPNHLLYLGNGAVSVIRDLFFLGVMTLSSCYLLSMFYQHGKQAKHLLGLHTKHAEIQAAKAVVALLIMYLLCFGLDSLFWISTLCMYPVSLSLIDARMFLDSCYSAISPLLIILTNKKVQTGLKCATRRRQLPGVDSISKYIQKETNGPGSNFQA, encoded by the coding sequence ATGGGAGCCTGGTTCATCTTTGACATGGTTGGCTTAATTTTATTGGACATGGTGGGGATCCCAGGGAACCTAGTCATCCTCTATGCCTTCACCCACATGTTAATGTGCCATGGAAAAGTCACGCCCTCTGAAATTATACTGAGCAACCTCGCGCTCTCCAACCTCCTGGTTATCCTGACACAGGGGATCCCCATCACCCTCAAAACCTTTAGGCTTCAGAACACGTACAATGACCTGGTCTGCAAAATTACCCTCCATATTTACTGTGTGGGCAGAGCCATGACCATCTGCATCACCTCCCTGCTGGGCTGTTTCCAGTGTATCCTCATTGTCCCATCTCCTTGCAAATGGTTGCGCTTGAGAGAGAACCTGCTGAAAAATCTCTCCTCAGTTATGATTTCCATGTGGTGCTTCAACCTTTTTGTGTGCAGTACCCACCTGGCTTATTCCTCCTCCCAGGCTGCTGCAAACTCCTCCATCATCAAAAGCCACACAGTGGTGTACAACTTCTGCTACATGATGTTCCCCAACCACCTTTTGTACTTAGGAAACGGGGCGGTGTCTGTCATTCGGGACTTGTTCTTCCTGGGAGTCATGACTCTTTCCAGCTGCTACCTTCTCTCCATGTTTTATCAGCACGGGAAGCAGGCAAAACATCTGTTGGGGCTGCACACAAAGCATGCGGAGATCCAGGCAGCCAAAGCCGTGGTGGCCCTGTTAATCATGTACCTTCTCTGTTTTGGGCTGGACAGCCTCTTCTGGATCTCTACCCTCTGTATGTATCCTGTCTCACTGAGCCTCATTGATGCCCGGATGTTCCTTGATTCCTGCTACTCGGCCATCAGCCCACTGCTGATTATCCTGACCAACAAGAAGGTACAGACAGGTTTGAAATGTGCAACCAGGAGGAGACAGTTACCAGGTGTAGACAGCATCTCAAAGTATATccaaaaagaaacaaatgggCCAGGTAGCAACTTTCAGGCTTAA